Proteins encoded together in one Peribacillus asahii window:
- a CDS encoding homogentisate 1,2-dioxygenase gives MSFYRQMGKVPNKRHIVFRKEDESLFKEQVMGTKGFSGIQSILYHHNAPTAFSKTHLIGECKVEYEEQGALRPRHFYSDNVNKEPSDAVMGREYVLGNEDLLIGVVNPTEKMDYFYRNSDGDELLFVHHGSGKIETTFGTLQYKPGDYIVIPVGTVYRVTPDQGESKFLVVETSSWITTPKRYRNEFGQLLEHSPFCERDIRGPESLATYTEKGEFEVRTKSRGYLHAHYFEHHPLDVVGWDGYLYPWIFNVSDFEPITGRIHQPPPVHQTFEGQNFVICSFVPRLYDYHPEAVPAPYFHSNVDSDEVLYYVEGNFMSRKGVKEESITLHPSGIPHGPHPGKIEDSIGKKETLELAVMIDTFRPLKVVKKAQRLEDENYQYSWVEKKN, from the coding sequence ATGTCATTTTATCGTCAAATGGGAAAAGTGCCTAACAAAAGGCACATTGTTTTTCGAAAGGAAGACGAAAGCTTATTTAAAGAGCAAGTAATGGGGACAAAAGGGTTTTCAGGGATTCAATCTATTTTATATCACCATAACGCTCCTACTGCATTTTCTAAAACGCATTTAATTGGAGAATGTAAGGTAGAGTATGAGGAGCAAGGTGCGCTTCGTCCGCGTCATTTTTATTCTGACAATGTTAATAAAGAACCAAGTGACGCTGTCATGGGAAGAGAATATGTACTTGGGAATGAGGACTTGTTAATTGGGGTAGTAAACCCTACTGAAAAGATGGATTATTTCTATCGTAATAGCGATGGAGATGAGCTGTTATTCGTCCATCATGGTTCTGGAAAAATTGAAACTACGTTTGGAACTCTTCAATATAAGCCAGGTGATTATATTGTAATTCCTGTGGGAACCGTTTATCGAGTAACACCGGATCAAGGAGAATCTAAGTTCCTTGTGGTGGAAACATCCAGCTGGATCACAACACCTAAGCGTTACCGAAATGAATTTGGTCAATTGCTCGAGCATAGTCCTTTTTGTGAAAGAGATATAAGAGGACCGGAGAGTCTAGCTACTTACACAGAAAAAGGGGAATTCGAAGTTCGAACAAAATCAAGGGGATACTTACATGCCCATTATTTTGAGCATCATCCACTTGATGTTGTTGGCTGGGATGGATATTTATATCCTTGGATTTTCAATGTAAGTGATTTTGAACCAATAACTGGGCGTATTCATCAGCCGCCTCCAGTCCATCAAACGTTTGAAGGTCAAAATTTTGTTATTTGCTCCTTTGTTCCACGTTTATATGATTATCACCCAGAGGCTGTTCCAGCTCCATATTTCCATAGTAACGTAGACAGCGATGAAGTCTTGTATTATGTTGAAGGAAATTTCATGAGCCGAAAGGGAGTAAAAGAAGAATCGATTACGCTTCATCCATCGGGCATTCCGCATGGTCCGCATCCAGGCAAAATTGAAGATAGTATTGGCAAGAAAGAGACATTGGAATTGGCCGTTATGATCGATACATTCCGTCCTTTAAAAGTCGTTAAGAAAGCACAACGATTAGAGGATGAAAACTATCAATATAGCTGGGTTGAGAAAAAGAATTAA
- a CDS encoding LLM class flavin-dependent oxidoreductase has product MQFGLSFFPDSHPEDKSGEQYFREALDLTEVADQLGYHHVRIVEHYEHAYGGYSSNPSIFLAAASQRAKNLRLVTGCVLPAFTHPVKLAHELSMLDAISGGRLEVGFARAFLPHEFNTFGVPMSESNTRYRESLGVIRRLWSEDKVTHNGEIYNFENVSVVPRPTQKKIPTWVAAIQTAESFEWAGENGHNLMVVPYLADYDKLRENIQLYKKAYEKAGHGTVQKDQIQMALHTYIHEDEQQAIADAKGYMEHYVNVFLESATAWDATSSEQYKGYDKIAEGLRAMTYEKVLNEGRAAIGSPETVIKRFKELSEFFDVHQFSLQLNFGNMKYEDALRSVRLLGEKVIPAFKALNV; this is encoded by the coding sequence ATGCAATTTGGTCTTTCATTTTTTCCAGATAGTCATCCAGAGGATAAGTCAGGAGAACAATATTTTCGCGAGGCGCTTGATCTTACTGAAGTAGCAGATCAATTAGGATATCATCACGTTCGTATCGTTGAGCATTATGAACATGCTTACGGTGGTTATTCTTCAAACCCAAGTATTTTCTTAGCAGCAGCTTCACAAAGAGCAAAAAATCTTCGTCTTGTAACGGGTTGTGTACTTCCAGCTTTTACTCACCCTGTTAAATTAGCACATGAGTTATCTATGTTAGATGCCATTAGTGGCGGAAGATTAGAAGTTGGATTTGCTCGTGCTTTCTTGCCTCATGAGTTTAATACGTTCGGTGTACCAATGTCAGAAAGTAACACACGTTACCGTGAAAGTTTAGGAGTCATTCGTCGCTTATGGTCAGAAGATAAAGTGACACATAATGGAGAAATCTACAATTTTGAAAATGTATCCGTTGTGCCTCGTCCGACTCAAAAGAAAATTCCTACATGGGTAGCAGCAATCCAAACTGCTGAATCTTTTGAATGGGCTGGCGAAAATGGTCATAATTTGATGGTTGTACCTTATTTAGCGGATTATGATAAATTACGTGAAAATATTCAATTATATAAGAAGGCTTATGAAAAAGCAGGTCATGGAACAGTTCAGAAAGACCAAATTCAAATGGCGCTACATACGTATATTCATGAAGATGAGCAACAGGCGATTGCAGACGCTAAAGGTTATATGGAGCACTATGTAAACGTTTTCCTTGAATCAGCAACGGCATGGGATGCTACTTCTTCTGAACAGTACAAAGGATACGATAAAATAGCTGAAGGTTTACGAGCTATGACATATGAAAAAGTTTTAAATGAAGGTCGTGCAGCTATTGGTAGTCCTGAAACGGTAATAAAACGATTCAAAGAATTATCTGAATTTTTCGATGTTCATCAATTCTCGCTTCAACTGAATTTTGGGAACATGAAGTATGAAGATGCTCTTCGATCCGTTCGTTTATTAGGGGAAAAAGTAATCCCTGCATTTAAAGCGCTAAATGTTTAA
- a CDS encoding riboflavin kinase — MMKVLEKDNKKTVFKGEVIPGRQIGRTIGFPTANLRVNSEEEPYFPKGVYGVQVYYKGVSYRGVMNIGIRPTFKGEKPTVSFEVYILDFNQDIYGEQLTIDILFFIRNEQAFDSIEQLVQQLKNDIEKANEQFLLVNC, encoded by the coding sequence ATGATGAAAGTGTTAGAGAAAGATAATAAAAAAACGGTTTTTAAAGGTGAAGTCATTCCCGGTCGTCAAATTGGAAGGACAATAGGATTTCCTACAGCAAACTTGCGTGTTAACTCTGAGGAGGAACCTTATTTTCCAAAGGGGGTATACGGGGTCCAAGTTTATTATAAAGGTGTTTCGTATAGAGGGGTTATGAATATTGGAATCAGGCCAACATTTAAGGGAGAAAAGCCAACTGTTTCTTTTGAAGTGTATATCCTTGATTTTAATCAAGATATTTATGGGGAACAATTGACGATAGATATTTTGTTTTTTATTCGGAATGAGCAGGCATTTGACTCGATTGAACAGCTGGTTCAACAGCTGAAAAATGATATTGAAAAAGCAAATGAACAATTTCTTCTTGTGAATTGTTAG
- a CDS encoding IclR family transcriptional regulator, with product MREVNIKLNHSLEKAISILDCFSLDTQYQTIENICKLVNIPKPTAYRLLYTMETLGLVHYNAEDSTYCLGMKMFGYGGIVLQRLNVIHAAAPYLTALHHKTGFSVLLAILESNHLVYIDKRVTIEGIGYTSTIGRFRDPHYGALGKVLMAYLEDSKIEKMLQTSPLIKYTDFSITDSAAFLEQSRQIREQGYSIDNEEVILDVTAVAAPVKNKWDQVIAAVTVVGPKSKMHEYSISEIIKDVCHSTELISVELGNKTH from the coding sequence ATGAGAGAGGTAAACATTAAATTAAACCACTCACTTGAAAAGGCGATTAGCATCTTAGACTGCTTTTCTCTCGATACCCAATATCAAACAATCGAGAATATATGTAAATTAGTAAATATCCCAAAGCCAACTGCCTATCGCCTTCTTTACACAATGGAGACGCTAGGGCTAGTTCATTATAACGCTGAGGATTCTACTTACTGTCTAGGGATGAAAATGTTTGGATATGGTGGCATTGTTCTTCAGCGTTTAAATGTCATCCATGCAGCGGCCCCCTACCTTACTGCCCTGCATCATAAAACAGGCTTTTCTGTTTTATTAGCTATCCTTGAAAGTAACCACCTCGTTTATATTGATAAACGAGTAACTATCGAAGGAATAGGATATACATCTACAATTGGAAGATTTAGAGATCCTCATTACGGAGCTCTAGGAAAGGTTTTAATGGCGTATCTCGAAGATTCAAAAATTGAAAAGATGCTGCAAACATCACCCTTAATAAAATATACCGATTTCAGCATTACAGATTCTGCTGCTTTTTTAGAACAGTCCCGACAAATAAGGGAACAGGGATACTCTATTGATAACGAAGAGGTAATCTTAGACGTTACTGCTGTTGCAGCACCTGTTAAAAACAAATGGGATCAAGTTATAGCCGCGGTAACAGTAGTTGGACCTAAAAGTAAGATGCATGAATATTCCATTTCAGAGATCATTAAAGATGTCTGCCACTCTACAGAGCTCATTTCTGTGGAATTAGGAAACAAAACTCATTAA
- the sdaAA gene encoding L-serine ammonia-lyase, iron-sulfur-dependent, subunit alpha: MSFTSLKELIELADQEKTTISELMIKTEVHQKGYPREVIVEKMSEQFTVMEEAVRRGTLSPVMSRTGLTGGDGNRLYQYAKDGNSFVNPATLNAAANAFAVSEVNAAMGRIVATPTAGSAGILPAVLVHALDSGKFTREQIVQSIFTASALGLVIANKASISGAAGGCQAEVGSATAMAAGTLVELAGGTPMQVGNAIGIALKNSLGLVCDPVAGLVEIPCIIRNGLHAITAQAAADMALAGVASVIPADEVIHVMHEVGQQMPESLRETGIGGLAGTPTGQKLKEQILSKKTSGLGPAKYQSAYEIIGPVMVGPSSSHTAGAVRIGNIARQLLNENPLYVKFSLTGSFAETYQGHGTDLALLSGVLGLSTMDEGIPNAKKIAEENSLQYEFTKRVLGSYHPNTVLVELTGASRTVKVLASSLGGGKVEVQEFDDYPLKFSGERPTLVIRHTDRTGFIAELSRILYQNGFNIARMANERSKINGAAITICEIDNKIEATLSSLLKKEIPIIDEIVLVQTN, encoded by the coding sequence ATGTCTTTTACAAGTTTAAAAGAATTAATTGAACTTGCAGATCAAGAGAAAACAACCATTTCAGAATTAATGATCAAAACTGAGGTACATCAGAAAGGGTATCCTAGAGAAGTGATCGTTGAAAAAATGTCGGAACAATTTACGGTAATGGAAGAGGCTGTCCGCAGAGGGACACTGAGTCCCGTTATGTCGCGTACTGGTTTAACAGGAGGGGATGGAAACCGGCTTTATCAGTATGCTAAAGATGGGAATTCCTTTGTCAATCCTGCCACATTAAATGCCGCAGCGAATGCGTTTGCGGTATCAGAAGTAAATGCGGCAATGGGACGGATTGTGGCGACGCCAACAGCTGGTTCAGCAGGAATCCTGCCAGCTGTACTTGTTCACGCTCTTGACAGCGGAAAGTTTACACGTGAGCAGATTGTACAGTCAATATTCACTGCCTCCGCCCTCGGCTTAGTAATTGCAAATAAAGCTTCGATATCAGGTGCTGCTGGCGGGTGCCAGGCTGAAGTCGGATCAGCAACCGCAATGGCAGCTGGTACTTTAGTTGAGCTTGCCGGCGGAACACCGATGCAGGTTGGAAATGCCATCGGAATTGCTTTGAAAAATTCACTGGGGTTGGTTTGTGATCCCGTTGCTGGACTGGTGGAAATTCCTTGTATCATTCGCAACGGTTTACATGCAATTACCGCCCAAGCTGCGGCAGATATGGCTTTAGCTGGGGTAGCCAGCGTCATTCCTGCAGATGAAGTCATCCATGTGATGCATGAAGTAGGACAGCAAATGCCCGAATCGTTGAGAGAAACGGGGATAGGCGGTCTTGCCGGAACTCCCACAGGGCAAAAATTGAAGGAACAAATTCTAAGCAAAAAAACTAGCGGCCTTGGGCCAGCAAAATACCAAAGTGCGTATGAGATTATCGGTCCCGTAATGGTCGGCCCTTCGAGTTCTCATACAGCTGGAGCTGTCCGAATCGGGAACATTGCCCGCCAGCTATTAAACGAAAATCCATTATATGTAAAGTTCTCGCTGACGGGCTCCTTCGCTGAAACCTATCAAGGCCATGGAACAGACCTAGCTCTATTATCAGGTGTTCTTGGGTTATCTACAATGGATGAGGGCATTCCAAATGCCAAAAAAATTGCTGAAGAAAATAGCTTACAATACGAATTCACGAAACGGGTGCTTGGAAGCTATCATCCGAATACAGTTCTTGTAGAATTGACAGGAGCTTCACGTACTGTCAAGGTATTGGCCAGCTCTTTAGGCGGTGGTAAAGTAGAGGTTCAGGAATTTGATGACTATCCATTAAAATTTTCAGGAGAACGGCCAACACTTGTAATTCGCCATACCGACCGAACAGGGTTTATTGCTGAATTATCGAGGATTCTTTATCAAAATGGATTTAATATCGCCCGTATGGCAAATGAACGTTCAAAAATCAATGGTGCTGCAATCACGATTTGTGAAATCGATAATAAAATCGAAGCGACTCTCTCGTCTTTATTAAAAAAGGAGATTCCGATTATTGACGAAATTGTCTTGGTTCAAACTAATTAA
- the fahA gene encoding fumarylacetoacetase, which produces MKKSFIEVNQDSHFPIQNLPYGVFSTENNKTPRIGVAIGEYVLDLSVLEKEGFFNDIITEDITVFNRPALNDFMSLGRDVWSRVRKEIQILLSADEPRLRDNYALRNLSLYLQNEVQLHLPVEIGDYTDFYASKEHATNVGIMFRGKENALMPNWTHLPVGYHGRSSSVVLSETTIRRPVGQTKPKNADAPIFGACKQLDFELEMGFLIGTGNKLGEPIPIEQAEQHIFGAVLVNDWSARDIQAWEYQPLGPFLAKNFSTSISPWVVPLEALESFRVPGPIQEPKPLEYLRQQGDSSFDIQLEVYLKGEKQSTPKRISSSNYRSLYWSAAQMVAHHTIGGCDLNPGDLLGTGTISGSEKESRGSLLELTWRGTEPINLGEGEQREWLEDGDELTITGWCQGEGYRVGFGEVTGVVAPAHDVQEILSKQALVYDEK; this is translated from the coding sequence GTGAAGAAATCATTTATCGAAGTAAATCAGGATTCTCATTTTCCGATTCAAAACCTCCCTTATGGTGTATTTAGTACAGAGAATAATAAAACACCTCGAATTGGAGTGGCAATAGGGGAATATGTATTGGATTTATCTGTATTAGAAAAAGAAGGGTTTTTTAACGATATCATTACGGAGGATATCACGGTTTTTAATCGTCCAGCCTTAAATGACTTTATGAGTTTGGGAAGGGATGTTTGGAGCCGTGTAAGAAAAGAAATCCAAATTTTATTGTCAGCAGATGAACCACGCTTAAGAGATAATTATGCTCTTCGTAACCTATCTCTTTATTTACAAAATGAAGTGCAGCTTCATCTTCCTGTAGAAATTGGAGATTATACTGATTTTTATGCGTCTAAAGAGCATGCGACCAATGTAGGAATTATGTTCCGTGGGAAAGAAAACGCTTTAATGCCCAATTGGACTCATTTACCGGTAGGATACCATGGCCGATCTAGTTCAGTCGTTTTAAGTGAAACAACGATACGACGTCCGGTTGGTCAAACAAAACCGAAAAATGCTGATGCTCCGATTTTTGGAGCTTGTAAACAACTTGATTTTGAGCTTGAGATGGGATTTTTAATAGGTACGGGGAATAAATTAGGCGAACCTATTCCAATTGAACAAGCAGAGCAGCATATTTTTGGTGCGGTGTTAGTGAATGATTGGAGTGCTCGTGATATCCAAGCATGGGAGTATCAGCCATTAGGGCCTTTCCTCGCGAAAAACTTTTCAACTTCTATATCTCCATGGGTAGTACCATTAGAGGCATTAGAATCTTTCCGTGTACCTGGTCCTATACAAGAACCTAAGCCATTAGAGTATCTCAGACAGCAAGGGGACAGCTCTTTTGATATTCAACTAGAAGTCTATTTAAAGGGAGAAAAGCAAAGTACGCCAAAGCGAATCAGTTCTAGTAACTATCGTTCACTATATTGGAGTGCAGCTCAAATGGTTGCACATCATACTATTGGAGGGTGTGATCTGAATCCTGGGGACTTACTGGGTACGGGGACGATTAGCGGATCGGAAAAAGAATCCCGTGGAAGTTTATTAGAATTAACATGGCGTGGAACAGAGCCAATTAATCTAGGTGAAGGCGAGCAGAGAGAATGGTTAGAAGATGGAGATGAGCTTACGATTACCGGATGGTGTCAAGGCGAAGGTTATCGGGTAGGGTTTGGTGAAGTGACAGGAGTGGTAGCGCCTGCGCATGACGTACAGGAAATATTGTCAAAACAAGCACTTGTGTATGATGAAAAATAG
- a CDS encoding site-specific integrase: MAKEHLIDVQPIRSLKKLNDMKWSLKRHCSERDYILFLLGINTGLRVSDLLSLKVKDIKGKMKVIIKEGKTKKPRTIQLNNVFNELAAYIDTVDSEWLFPSRKGDKPISKIQAYRQLNKAADMVDIESVGTHTMRKTFGYWFYKQSKDVAKLQIILNHSHPEITLKYIGITDEEIEDSLNNFVL; this comes from the coding sequence ATGGCAAAGGAACATTTAATTGACGTTCAACCTATTAGATCATTGAAAAAATTAAATGATATGAAATGGTCGTTGAAAAGACATTGCAGTGAAAGAGACTACATATTGTTCCTGTTAGGCATTAATACCGGTTTACGTGTATCTGATCTATTATCGTTAAAGGTAAAGGATATTAAAGGTAAGATGAAGGTTATTATTAAGGAAGGCAAGACAAAGAAGCCTAGAACAATACAGCTTAATAATGTATTTAATGAATTAGCAGCTTATATTGATACTGTTGATAGTGAATGGCTGTTCCCTTCACGTAAAGGTGATAAACCTATAAGTAAAATACAAGCCTATAGACAGCTTAATAAGGCCGCAGATATGGTAGACATTGAAAGTGTAGGTACTCATACCATGCGGAAAACGTTCGGGTACTGGTTCTATAAACAGAGTAAAGACGTGGCTAAATTACAAATAATCCTTAACCATTCACACCCTGAAATTACTTTAAAGTACATTGGAATTACTGATGAAGAAATAGAAGACAGCTTAAACAACTTTGTACTATAG